A region of the Chloroflexota bacterium genome:
ACCTCCGGGCAAAACAACCAGCAGAGGAAGCAAGTGGGCTTGTTCTTCCTGGCAGGAGTGCACTTGTCCTCGTCAATGACTGGCCGCGAGTTCCGCCACTCGCCCGTCTTCCCTCCCTCGCCGATCCCCGGCGAGGATTCACCACATATGTGTCCGCAGTCCCTAGTTCCCATCGCCCGTGTTTATCTCGC
Encoded here:
- a CDS encoding 4Fe-4S binding protein — translated: MGTRDCGHICGESSPGIGEGGKTGEWRNSRPVIDEDKCTPARKNKPTCFLCWLFCPEVTISKTIPLRIDLEYCKGCGICAEVCPTRAIAMVDEEKFLC